ACCGGCTGACGCACGCCGAGGAGGAGGCCCTGCGGGAGCGCATCCATGCGCTCGAGCCCACACCGGCCGTGTTCACGTCGGCGGTGGAGGAAGGAGGCCTCGAGGTCTTGAAGAGCGTGTTGCTCGCGCGACTGCGCGTACGCCAGCCGGAGGTGGTGGTGGAGGTCCCCGCCGGCGAAGGCGGGCTCCTCGCGGAACTGCACCGCTCCGGGGAGGTGCAGGCGCTGGAGTCGGACGGAGCCCGTGTGCGCCTCACCGCGCGCTTGCCCGAGGCGCTCGTGGAGCGGCTGCGCTCGGAGGGCTACGTCGTGCAGGACGAAGGCGCCCGCACGGACGGGGCGGACGGGTGAGCGGCCCTCCCGCCGCCGTCGTGTTCGTGGGCACCGGACGGGCCGCCCTGGCGCTGGGGCACGTGCTGGCCCGGGGCGACTGCGCGCTTCCCCTCCACTACGTCGGCCGCCGCCCGCACGCGCCCGACCATCCGCTCTTCCGTGAAGGCCACGCGCGCTATTCGGATACGCTGCGTGCGGTGCCGGCGGATCCCGCGGGCGTGCTGCTGCTTGCCGTCGCCGACGACGCGCTCGCCGAAGCCGTGGGCGGGGTGCGTCGCGAGGGCCCCTGTGGACCGGGGTGGTCCGTCCTCCACCTGTCCGGCGTGCACGACGCCTCCATCCTGGAGCCGCTGCGTCCGCGGGGGTGCGCGCTCGGCACCCTCCACCCCCTGCAGGCGCTCTCCCGGCCCGAGACCGCGCTGGAGATGCTGCCTCGCTCCTCCTTCACGGTCTCTGGTGACGCGGACGCGCAGGCGGCGGCGCGAGCGCTGGTGGCGTGTCTGGGTGGACAGGCGCTCACGATACCGGACGAGGGACGGGGGCTGTATCATGCGGCCGCGTCGCTGGTGGCCGGGGGGGTGCCGGTGCTGATGGAGGCCGCTACGCGCTGGATGAGCCAGGCCGGAGGTGAGCCCGAGGCCTCGCGGGCAGCGTTGCAGGGGCTGCTGGAAGGCGTGGTGGCGAACCTGCGGGTGGAGGGCCTGGGGGCCGCCAGCGGGCCGCTGATCCGGGGCGACGTCGGGACGGTGGCGCGACATCTGCAGAGGCTCGACGGCGACGACCGCGACTTCTACGCCCAGGTTTCGCGCGCCCTGCTGCGGGCCTTCGGTCCCACCCTGCCGCCCGATACGCGGGCGGCGTTCCACGCCCTGCTGCACGAGGACCCATGAGGCTCTACGTCAACGTCGACCACGTCGCGACGGTCCGGCAGGCCCGTCGCACGGACGAGCCCGACCCGGTACGGGCGGCCATCCTCGCCGAGCTGGCCGGGGCGGACGGCATCACCATCCACCTGCGGGAGGATCGGCGCCACATCCAGGACCGCGACGTCCGGGTGCTCATGCAGATGGCGCGCACCGTGGTGAACCTGGAGATGGCGGCGTCGGGCCCCATCGTGGATCTGGCGCTGGAGCTCAGGCCCTTCCAGGTGACGCTGGTGCCCGAGCGCCGGGAGGAGGTCACGACCGAGGGGGGCCTGGACCTCGCGGGGGCGGGCGCCCGCGAGCGCGTCGGCGCGGCCGTGCGGACGCTCACGGAGGCGGGCATCCATAGCTCGCTGTTCATCGATCCCACGTCGGAGGCGCTGGAGGCGTCCCGCGCCCTCGGGGTGCCCGCCGTGGAGCTGCACACGGGTGAGTATGCCAATGCGCGGGGCGCGGCGCGCGAGCGGGAGCTGGATCGCCTGGCACGGGCGGCCGCGGAGGGCAGCCGACTGGGGCTGGCCGTGCACGCCGGCCATGGCCTCACCTACGAGAACGTCACACCGGTGGCGGCCATCCGGGAGATCGAGGAGCTGAACATCGGTCATAGCATCGTCTCCCGGGCGGTGCTGGTGGGCATGGAACGGGCCGTGCGCGAGATGCGCGCGCTGCTGCGGGAGGCACGGACGCCGTGAAGCTCGACTGGAAG
Above is a window of Gemmatimonadota bacterium DNA encoding:
- a CDS encoding Rossmann-like and DUF2520 domain-containing protein; its protein translation is MSGPPAAVVFVGTGRAALALGHVLARGDCALPLHYVGRRPHAPDHPLFREGHARYSDTLRAVPADPAGVLLLAVADDALAEAVGGVRREGPCGPGWSVLHLSGVHDASILEPLRPRGCALGTLHPLQALSRPETALEMLPRSSFTVSGDADAQAAARALVACLGGQALTIPDEGRGLYHAAASLVAGGVPVLMEAATRWMSQAGGEPEASRAALQGLLEGVVANLRVEGLGAASGPLIRGDVGTVARHLQRLDGDDRDFYAQVSRALLRAFGPTLPPDTRAAFHALLHEDP
- a CDS encoding pyridoxine 5'-phosphate synthase, which translates into the protein MRLYVNVDHVATVRQARRTDEPDPVRAAILAELAGADGITIHLREDRRHIQDRDVRVLMQMARTVVNLEMAASGPIVDLALELRPFQVTLVPERREEVTTEGGLDLAGAGARERVGAAVRTLTEAGIHSSLFIDPTSEALEASRALGVPAVELHTGEYANARGAARERELDRLARAAAEGSRLGLAVHAGHGLTYENVTPVAAIREIEELNIGHSIVSRAVLVGMERAVREMRALLREARTP